From one Triticum aestivum cultivar Chinese Spring chromosome 4B, IWGSC CS RefSeq v2.1, whole genome shotgun sequence genomic stretch:
- the LOC123093121 gene encoding polyol transporter 5: protein MSKDVAADIPAAEAPAKRAPLNKYALACAILASMNSILLGYDVSVMSGAQIFMKRDLNITDTQIEVLAGIINIFSLVGSLAAGQTSDWIGRRYTMVLASVIFFAGALIMGLAPSYAVLMLGRFVAGVGVGYALMIAPVYTAEVAPTSARGLLTSFPEVFINTGVLLGYISNYAFHGLPVHLSWRAMFLAGAVPPVFLAVGVLAMPESPRWLVMQGRIGDARRVLQKTSDSPEEAVERLADIKNAVGIPEGIADDDNDELVAIVRKNKGAHGEGVLRDLLLHPTPPVRRILIACLGLQFFQQASGIDSVVLYSPRVFEKAGIKSDANTLGATISVGATKTLFILVATFLLDRVGRRPLLLTSAGGMVVSLVTLASTLHVIAQRGSPAGGATALSGVSIASVLTFVASFSIGMGPIAWVYSSEIFPLRLRAQGCALGTAMNRIMSGAITMSFYSLSHKITLAGNFYLYASIAAAGWVFMYCFLPETRGRGLEDTEKLFGGGDGVEKEDGHGHAKSTELTAQ, encoded by the exons ATGTCCAAGGATGTGGCCGCCGACATCCCCGCCGCCGAGGCGCCGGCGAAGCGCGCGCCCCTCAACAAGTACGCCCTCGCCTGCGCCATTCTCGCCTCCATGAACTCCATCCTCCTCGGCTATG ATGTCTCGGTGATGAGCGGCGCGCAGATATTCATGAAGAGGGACCTCAACATCACGGACACGCAGATCGAGGTCCTCGCTGGCATCATCAACATCTTCTCGCTCGTCGGCTCGCTCGCGGCGGGCCAGACGTCCGACTGGATCGGCCGGCGGTACACCATGGTCCTCGCGTCGGTCATCTTCTTCGCGGGCGCCCTCATCATGGGCCTCGCCCCGAGCTACGCGGTCCTCATGCTCGGCCGCTTCGTGGCCGGCGTCGGCGTGGGCTACGCGCTCATGATCGCGCCGGTGTACACGGCCGAGGTCGCCCCCACCTCCGCCCGCGGCTTGCTGACGTCCTTCCCGGAGGTGTTCATCAACACCGGGGTGCTCCTCGGCTACATCTCCAACTACGCCTTCCACGGCCTGCCCGTGCACCTCAGCTGGCGCGCCATGTTCCTCGCCGGCGCCGTGCCGCCGGTCTTCCTCGCTGTTGGCGTGCTCGCTATGCCGGAGTCGCCGAGGTGGCTCGTCATGCAGGGGCGCATCGGCGACGCGCGCCGCGTGCTCCAGAAGACCTCCGACTCCCCCGAGGAGGCCGTGGAGCGGCTCGCCGACATCAAGAACGCCGTCGGCATCCCCGAAGGGATCGCCGACGATGATAACGACGAGTTGGTCGCCATCGTCCGCAAGAACAAGGGCGCCCACGGCGAGGGCGTCCTGAGAGACCTGCTGCTGCACCCGACGCCTCCCGTGCGCCGCATCCTGATCGCCTGCCTCGGCCTCCAGTTCTTCCAGCAAGCCTCCGGCATCGACTCCGTGGTGCTGTACAGCCCGCGGGTGTTCGAGAAGGCCGGCATCAAGTCCGACGCCAACACACTCGGGGCCACCATCTCGGTGGGCGCGACCAAGACGCTCTTCATCCTCGTGGCCACGTTCCTCCTTGACCGCGTCGGCCGGAGGCCGCTGCTCCTCACCAGCGCCGGCGGGATGGTAGTGTCGCTCGTGACGCTGGCGTCGACGCTGCACGTGATCGCCCAGCGGGGCTCACCGGCGGGCGGGGCGACGGCGCTGTCGGGGGTGAGCATCGCGTCGGTGCTGACGTTCGTGGCGTCGTTCTCGATCGGGATGGGGCCCATCGCGTGGGTGTACAGCTCGGAGATCTTCCCGCTGCGGCTGCGCGCGCAGGGGTGCGCGCTCGGCACGGCGATGAACCGGATCATGAGCGGGGCCATCACCATGTCCTTCTACTCGCTCTCCCACAAGATCACGCTCGCCGGGAACTTCTACCTCTACGCCAGCATAGCTGCCGCCGGGTGGGTGTTCATGTACTGCTTCCTGCCGGAGACGAGGGGCCGGGGCCTGGAGGACACCGAGAAGCTCTTCGGTGGTGGCGATGGCGTGGAGAAAGAAGACGGCCATGGGCATGCCAAGTCCACGGAGTTGACTGCTCAGTAG